The DNA region ATTTGCATAACCCCAATCATTTCTTCTGGTTGATAACCAGCGTCAAGCATAAACCGTACACCCAGATCATCACTTTCTAATTCATCTCCACGACCATATTTCATATTAATTACGTTACCAATCATAGCAGCCATTTGTCCGGTGCCATCACCACCACCAACTAAAACTCCAGAAATTATACCTTGTGTTAATCCTTGTTTGGCAATGCGTTCAGCAGAATGCCTACCTACAACATGCCCAATTTCATGACCTAAAACACCAGCTAATTGGTCTTCATTTTGTAATTGAGAATATAATGCATACGTAATAAATATTTGTCCACCTGGTAAAGCAAAAGCGTTTATGGCTTTAGGGTCTCTTAATAAATGAAAATCATAACGATAAGGTGTTTCCCTCGCTATACTATTATTTACCAGAGCATTA from Aureibaculum sp. 2308TA14-22 includes:
- a CDS encoding M48 family metalloprotease is translated as MRGRGGLKIRLLIGAGIILFTLFNYYSKRETNPYTGKKQSIALSAEEEIALGLKSAPQMAQQHGGLYPSQKDQDIVDRVGNALVNNSIARETPYRYDFHLLRDPKAINAFALPGGQIFITYALYSQLQNEDQLAGVLGHEIGHVVGRHSAERIAKQGLTQGIISGVLVGGGDGTGQMAAMIGNVINMKYGRGDELESDDLGVRFMLDAGYQPEEMIGVMQILKAAAGPNRVPEMQSTHPDPENRIEKIKEAIEKYRK